A stretch of the Clostridium fungisolvens genome encodes the following:
- a CDS encoding MerR family transcriptional regulator: MYSINEVADICNVSPHTLRFYDKEGLLPFVSRSSSGSRQFSDSDLNVVKLICCLKNTGMQIKDIRNYIDLAMQGTKTNSQRKQIMIDHRKDVLNQIDSLKKNLNIIDLKIALYDSDDGSSFSDIFSKQDEK, encoded by the coding sequence ATGTATTCAATAAATGAAGTTGCTGATATTTGTAATGTTTCACCTCATACCCTTAGATTTTATGATAAGGAAGGTCTATTACCTTTTGTTTCAAGAAGTAGTTCTGGAAGTAGACAGTTTAGTGATTCAGATTTAAATGTTGTTAAACTTATTTGCTGTTTAAAAAATACCGGAATGCAAATTAAGGATATTAGAAATTATATTGATTTAGCTATGCAAGGAACCAAAACTAATTCACAAAGAAAGCAAATTATGATTGACCATCGAAAAGATGTTTTAAACCAAATAGATAGTTTAAAGAAAAATTTAAATATTATAGATTTAAAAATTGCTCTTTATGATTCAGATGATGGTTCATCTTTTTCTGATATATTTTCAAAACAAGATGAAAAATAA
- a CDS encoding phage replisome organizer N-terminal domain-containing protein, producing the protein MRERKYVKFRVDMYEDTKFKIIDMKPERDVIHYIWNRLVLLAGKVNLEGDLFFSKNIEYTIETLAIEFNRDASQIKLALEVFIELEMIELTDDKVYKVKNFVKHQNIKVKKKGIYKNEGIEIKNVAIELNEDCSDQVKDSKYESFRQQVGKAKDKNNNEDNGKDNDNISINSSAEAEEESNGETLECKNKEVILIDEGKEHTDESSNLLESSSKQLETKKSVRINKKKKKSKSRANHIDEIVSYDEIAVDVEDGFADRTKSLGKYETSIAEWSFG; encoded by the coding sequence ATGAGAGAAAGAAAATATGTAAAGTTCAGAGTTGATATGTATGAGGATACTAAATTTAAAATAATAGACATGAAGCCAGAAAGAGATGTTATTCATTATATATGGAACAGACTGGTTTTGCTTGCAGGAAAGGTTAATTTAGAAGGTGACTTGTTCTTTTCAAAAAATATTGAATATACAATAGAGACTTTAGCGATAGAATTTAATAGAGATGCTTCTCAAATTAAGCTCGCACTAGAAGTTTTTATTGAATTAGAGATGATTGAATTAACTGATGATAAGGTATATAAAGTGAAAAATTTTGTTAAGCATCAAAATATTAAGGTGAAGAAAAAAGGGATATACAAGAATGAAGGTATTGAAATAAAAAATGTTGCAATTGAGTTAAATGAAGATTGTAGTGATCAAGTAAAAGATTCTAAATATGAAAGTTTCAGACAACAGGTAGGAAAGGCTAAAGATAAGAATAACAACGAAGACAATGGTAAAGATAATGACAATATAAGTATTAATAGCAGTGCAGAGGCTGAGGAAGAGTCTAACGGAGAAACCTTAGAATGTAAAAATAAAGAGGTTATTTTGATTGACGAGGGTAAAGAGCATACGGATGAGAGCAGCAATTTACTGGAATCTAGCTCTAAACAATTAGAAACCAAAAAGAGTGTACGGATAAATAAAAAGAAGAAAAAAAGTAAATCGAGAGCTAATCATATTGATGAAATAGTTAGCTATGATGAAATTGCTGTTGACGTAGAAGATGGTTTTGCTGATAGAACAAAATCTTTAGGAAAATATGAAACAAGTATTGCGGAATGGTCCTTTGGATGA